The DNA region AAAAATCTTAGCTTCCTGCTCTTccttatttctagtgccttttctctgtgaactatttccaatttctcctggATGTAGCTTGTttggacatagttgtttgcacatcatctcccccattagactgtgatgcTCTTTGAGAGCAGTGACGAtcttgacctttctttgtatcccattgCTTGGCACAGCTCCCAGAACATGGTAGGTgcttgacaaacatttattgaatgatttGATTTACTGGCATATCTGGTGACTTTTTAGGTATTGCCAACTTGCACCCTCTACTGAAATGTGGAGCCAGTGACATCACACTGTCTCTGGACAAGTGCCAACTGGAGAGTTTGGGGTACACTGGAGAGATATTTGCCTACTTCAGAGACAAGAACTGCAGTGGGTTTTTGAGGGCAGATGAGAGCAACAAGCTGTCGGTGGTGATCCCAACATGGGCTGGAGCATGTGGAACAACTCTGAAGGTAGGCTTAATTTAACACTAAGAAAGAGATCAGAAGAAGACCAGGACTGGTGTCTCCCATCTTTACCAAAACAACAATATTCTATTTTTTACATTTGCAACAACCACAGCAATCACTGCCTCCCACCCTCCAGTCCCCACTAAAACATGTTGGATGACAATCTAGGGCTTGGATTCACCATGCCAGATAGTAATGTCAATCCTCTATCACGGGGAAGAGTAAATAGCCCTTACTTTTGTCAGTCCCTTCATGAGTGAAGTCTTTATGAGCTTAAGCTACCCCACTTCTTGTCAACAGAATGTTCCTAGGGACATTCTAAAGCTTGACATCCAACTTTGTTTGGGTTGCATTATCTTGCACTAAGAAGGTAATGATAATTatatgtgctggtaaatgttttacaacCAGATCTCTTGGCAGGGGGAGCATGCTTTTTTCATTGTGGAgttgaatctgcattattaatattttctccattactttctcaagtctagacaatgaacaaaataataattcaagccttgatttgtagtgtCTGGGATTTCAGAGGTATGCTCACATTCAAAATTAACAACCAGATTTCGGACTGGTTGAGCTatctccagcacacctctgaattgctaacatttctataatactcTAATGatggcaaagtgttttacatagatGATCTCATTTAATGAAGTCCTGACCACGAGGTGATCAAAAATGTGGAAATTTTTACCCCACATTTAGCCCTTAAAGACCCAGAGAACTTTACAGGATATATGGAGTACATCtagaattaaattcaattcatccCCATAAACAACTCTGATGTCCTTCAAAGTTGAATTCCTGAGAGGGGCCACTTCCATGAAAGACAATAAGATAAGAATACACTCATGGAAAAATCCAGAGGGAATAACGAATGAgttagatggtgcaatggatagagtgccaggcctgcagtcaagGTGACTCCTTCCTCAGttcgaatctggcttcagacacttactagctgtgtgaccctgggcaagtcacttaactctgcctcagtttcctcatctttaaagggagctggagaaggaaatggcaaaccacttcaggatctctgccaagaaatccccaaacagAGAGTTGAAAATGACTGGATAACAACAACAGGAGTCAGGAGACACAGCTTCTACTAAGCCTTGGTTTCATTATTTGTTAACTGAAGAAAGCAGATGATTTGGAAGGTGACCTCTAACTCTAAAatccatcatcatcattcatTGATGGTAAAAATGACAATGACAGtaaccaataataataactctAAGTCTTTTGAAGAACTATGATATTCTTTTACTGGTTGGATTTTATAGTTCCCCTAAAAGTACCAAATAGTAtagatccatttttaaaaaattaaaatcaagtaaaatgaattttgccttaaaaacttcctgtttcctcttcagaaaaatgaatatacctacatgcatatatacatacattatgtatgtttaaacacacacatgcatgtacctGCCTGTGTATATGtgatggtgggggcagggggcatGGTAAGGTGTTACTCTTTCAAGATTGGAACATAAAAGGTAATATATGTCGATTTTAAAGGCAGAAACTACTACTGTGATAACCAGCGAAGGGACCTAAGGCCCTTCTCTATTTGAGAAATGCTGAAGCTATTTCATTTGTCTAAAAGTAAGGCTAATAACATGGagtatttctttttcccccaagagAAATGAGACTCATGCTATTTACAAAAACGTCCTGACCTTGGCCAAGCACCTCATCATCAGAGACAATGTGTTCAACATTGACTTTCAGTGTGCCTACCCCCTGGATATGAAAGTCAGTCTCCAAACAGCCATAAAGCCCATTGTCAGGTACGACACTGGAAGAGCTGCCTTGGTGAATGGTGCAATCTATCAACATTTGAAATCACAATTTACAGCACAGAGCATGTGTGTAGCATGGCTGGTACTCACTGTATATCCTCATCTTCTCTGGTTACAAGAATATAACCACTGATCCACTGTCAAGAGAATATGAGTCAGGGCTCATGTGTGTTTACAAttgtcatttcatctttttttcacttGTATCTGGCAATCCATTCGCATCCATTTTATCTTGGCTAGGACTGAGGACACACACTGAAGTTATGGAATAGACCATAGTCAatagccatttattaagtgcccatcaTGTTCTGGGCACAgcgctaaatgctagggatacaaaggaaagtgaAAGCCAACCCCTGCTTCcgaggaacttatagtctaatggggtagCAGCATGTAAACAAGTAtgcacaaacaaacaaataaatagaaaataattaacagagggaaggcactggaattacgTGGGATTGGAAAAGGTTTCCCCTAAAAGGTGAacttttagctgggacttgaaagaagccaggaaagccaggaagtagagatgaggagggagagcatgggggacagccagcaaAAAGGCTCCAAGCTATGAGGTATGAGTGTTTatggaaaagcaaggaggcctgtgccactggatcaaagaacATGCATGTGTAGAgtgtataaggtgtaagaagactggaaaggtgtcggaggtggtggtgggggtggcgGGAAGGAGCAGTAAGTAGGTCAAGGCTGAGTAGCCCATAAAGAGATCCAACTCACAAAACCTTGGATTCAAATGTGCTTTTACCATTGGAGATAACTGCTTCTATTTCATAAACCCTGAGTACAATTCAGTGTTAGTCCCCTCTGATTGTCAATGACTCCCTTCCCTCCACTTTTCATATCAATTTTATTACTTGTCTCTAATGCCCCTGTCATACAATGATGCATGTTCTAGTTGTCTTTGTAGCTCAACCGCATTGACTGTAAGCTCCAGGGCACTGATATTGTATTGTCTAAATGAGGTGTCTTCCTTAACATTcatcacagtgctttgcacaccattggcttttaataaatatttgttcaatgaatgaatgaatgaaaggtaaAAAGCTGATGTTTCTATCATTATGGTCTTGTTCCAGTGCTCTGAACATTAGTGCCACTGGCTCAGGAAATTTCCTAGTGAAAATGGCTCTCTTCCAAGACCAGAATTATACCTCCCCTTATGAAGGTTCCATTGCTGTATTGTCTGTTGAATCTGTGCTCTATGTGGGTGCCATTTTGTATCAAGGAGATACCTCCCAGTTCAACCTACTGATGAAGAATTGCTATGCCACACCCACTGAAGATCCAACTGACCCCATGAAGTATTTCATCATTAGGAACAGGTATTTGCCGCTCAATGGTTGCCCAGGGGCAAAACTAAATTTCAGCCACAATACTTGGGCCATTTGCGTCCTCCTAGAAGGATAACCCTACCACTGTCACCCTCACAGCTGCCCAAACTTATATGATTCAACCATCAGAGTGGAGGAGAATGGGGTGTCTACAGAAGGCCGCTTTTCAGTTCAAGTATTTATGTTTGCTGGAAATCATGACCTTGTCTACCTGCACTGTGAAGTTCATCTCTGTGACGGTGTCAGAGAACAATGTCGTCCAGTAAGTGCCTCTTGAATATGATTAATTTCTTCTATAGTGCCCACAATCAGTGCGCATTTATAAGCTATACAAACCATACTGTCTAAAATAGCTTAGGATAACCATTTTCTTTGGGTGTTTTTCACTCACTTCAgactaagaatttttttaaagagattacTGAGGAGCAGAGAAGTTACCTTAACCCATTCTACTAAATCAAGGACACTGTCTGTGTGGAAGCACCAGTGTCAAGTAAAAGGGAAATGTACATTTCATTCAACATTCATGGCCACtcagaagagggggaaaatttggaaatgGGAGATGAGAATCAAAGCTGGGAGAAAGTTTGCTTACTTGAAGAGAGTGGATGGGAAAGGTAGGGAGGTAAAGGAGGTAACATATCCTGGAGTGGATTGGGGGAGTGGTCTGGAGGGTATAAGAGTCTAAATCTGATACAAAAAGATGAAGATCCAATTGAAGTCACTTTTGGGACTGATAAAGATAACATTTCAGACAAAGATACTATATGAACAACATTCGGGGATATCTGGATCAGGAcaaaggaaaagtagaaaagggAAACTTATAGTATTCTGAATGATGGAAGACATATGGAAAGCATGACTGATTCCAAAGTTAGGGCTGCTGGGGGCAGAGGCATGTATCAGTTGGAAATCTCCAGTTAGAAACTCATCTGATGGGAATTTTCCACTCTAACAGTCTTGTTCTGGAATTCAACACCGCAGTGAAGTTACTATCAATACCGATCATGTTCTGGATTTGGGACCTATTGCCCGAAGAGGTAAAAAGAACATAATGATGATGAGAGTGTGAAGTCATCAATAACATCCTTGGAGGAAAGATCCAATTAACTTTCCATTTGGTTAATGGATTTGGTGATTAGGACATTATtgatgaccttggagagagcactttcagTACTAAGGTGGATGGGGTGGGGACTACATGGTAGGGGTTTGGGAAGTGAGTAGGTGGTGAGGAAATAGGTcattaagagagagaagagagatgggagtCAGCTTAAATGGAGATCAGGGTCAAAAGAAGGATAGATGCAACCTCAGCATGTTAATTGGGTGGAGAGAAAGAAGTGAGGGTGCAAGAAAGAGAAAGGTTGGTTGATGGAACACAGCTTGAAACAAGGGCATCATATTACATATTGAGGGGGTAGGTGTATGTTGGAGGGGGATACAGCCGCATGTGCTTTACCTTAATATGCTTATTGGCTGAGCTTAaggctttttttaatttaaaaaatatttttaggacTAACTTATCTTCCCATGTTCCATGCCTTAGAGCCTCCTTTACttgttaatcaatcaacaagccctTATTAAGCTTCTCCTATATGTCAGGGATTGtgttaggcattggggatacaatgacaaaagcgaaacagtccctgccctcaaggagcttgcagtctagtTGGGGGCGGGGGGCACAATGTGAACATATAGAGttacatacaaaatagatacaaggcaATTTTGTAATTCTGGGGGAAGGGTAGAGGTGAAGGTACTAGTAGCTCAGGTAGAGTTGGGGAATagggaaaggcttcacataggaGGTACTATCTGAGCTGAGCATTGAAGTATACTAAGGATCCTAAGAAGAAGAGCTAAGGAGTGCATTCTGGGAATAACAGGCAAAGGCAGAGATGGAAATGGAGTATTAGGTATAAGTAACAGTAAGAAGTCCAATTTGGTCAAGCTatgaaggggagtgatgtgtTTATTACATAGTAAACTTTTCCATGGCTGGAAAAGGAAGTTGAGGATTAgcaaagaactttatattttgtccttgaaataacagggagccactgaagtttattgagctgAGGAGTGACTTGATCAGACCTGCTTTTT from Trichosurus vulpecula isolate mTriVul1 chromosome 1, mTriVul1.pri, whole genome shotgun sequence includes:
- the GP2 gene encoding pancreatic secretory granule membrane major glycoprotein GP2; amino-acid sequence: MKWVYLLFVSCTYYFFTLAFVAQKGPANILLRSSHRQGLDCGEPGMPSAYVCSDPCDNYTTLVEAWRSLDQISDGKECDVDKEGWYRFSGPGGVRIPEKCVSTNRCGTDAPMWLNGTHPSKEEGIVSHTACAHWSNNCCFWNTVVKVKACTGGFYVYKLNGTPACDLAYCTDPNTTDTIEPECDLDCSTQEECRRVNGTWGCYCRQDLNISGIANLHPLLKCGASDITLSLDKCQLESLGYTGEIFAYFRDKNCSGFLRADESNKLSVVIPTWAGACGTTLKRNETHAIYKNVLTLAKHLIIRDNVFNIDFQCAYPLDMKVSLQTAIKPIVSALNISATGSGNFLVKMALFQDQNYTSPYEGSIAVLSVESVLYVGAILYQGDTSQFNLLMKNCYATPTEDPTDPMKYFIIRNSCPNLYDSTIRVEENGVSTEGRFSVQVFMFAGNHDLVYLHCEVHLCDGVREQCRPSCSGIQHRSEVTINTDHVLDLGPIARRDSPSVPVTSGATTLLGFLMIWPGLLLSVLGILLFH